In the Struthio camelus isolate bStrCam1 chromosome 16, bStrCam1.hap1, whole genome shotgun sequence genome, TTAATATTGCCAAACTTTGCAATACGTGAATACAGGAGAGTCCCAGTACCAAAGCGCGTACTCTGTGCTCACAGGCCGGTTGTGTTACTCGCAGTGTGTAAGAAGTACGCGGATAAAACATTgcaaaagcagagctgcagacagcttgcttgcctattgcTTTTGATCTTTGATGAGAagaggttgtgggttttttttttttttgttacccgctttctcccttttgctcctcttcttctttttctatttcacaTTTTCCTTGTATTTAGTTCCTGACCACTGATTTCCTATTTCCCTTTATTTTGCACAGGAGGAAAATTGAGTTTCAAACAATTAGCTACTTCCCAGAGGTGAGtgaatattattttcatgttatgcatgagcaaagcaaagcaaaaattacATCTTTTACTAATGGCTTTACAAGGAATCGTTGCTGAGTGCATTAGCCTCTGTAAATCCTGAATTTCACTGGCGTTCTTCGGCTACATGTTGAAGGTGTTTTCTCCTTTGAAACCACAGCTAAGAGGAATACAAATAAGTGCGGATTTTTAGCCTCACGCACGCTGATTTGCTTTAGTAGCCTGGTCTAAATCAGGATTTAGAAGTTGCTTCTTTGTGTCAGGGGAATGATGTTCTTCCGCTCTTTCCTCAACTCAGCGTCACTCTGCGGCCGGCGCTCCTGCCGTCCCGACTGCTCCTGGGTgtctgtgtcgtgctggggagaaCGGCCAACGCAGCTGTCAAGACGTGAATATGCTCACGCTCACTTGCCTCCTGCTAAATATTCGGTATATGTTGAAGTGTGAGATTTGCCCTCTTAGCTTTTTCGTGCATCCCCCTGCCGGTCTAGTTGCACTGACACCTCCCAGGCCTGAAGCGCTTAGATAACATCCCTACAGAAAGTTAAacctccctttcccctcacaTGTTACTGATGAAGAAATGTAGAAAAACTACAGGTCACCCAAACATTTATGTAACAGGCCTGGGCTCAGTTTTAACGTTAAGTGCAAGGCTAGTCCTTCTTGGTGATACTGTACAGAAATCCCAGAGGAAGTTTTTCCTGCTTCTAACCTGTCTACTTGCTTTCATAATGATAGATGGTGGGAGGGAAAGGGTGAGGGGGGGGAAGCTACCTAAGCTTTGAACTGATTGTTTTTTaggaaggatgggaaggaagaaTGTGGCTTCatttgaaacagaatttttgtTATAGGGCTAAACTCTTTGGTGTTTTGCTCCTCTCGATGACCTTTGGTGCTCTCATAAGTAAGTCTTAGACAAACCCCTACCCAAAGATTTCTGTTCAGGTAAGACGTTGtggctacttttattttttacttcgaTTTGTGCTGAGTACATGTCCCCACTTCAGTTCGGTCCTGCGCGTGGCGGCTCCGTAGCTGTCACCTTTGCTTCAGCCCAGGTATCCCTTCCACGCTGACTGTTTCGTATTACTCCTGATGCACCGAGCAAGTTCATCACCTCTCCAGGACGTCTCATGATTGATTCCTCATGTCTAGCGAAATCTGCTCCAAAGTTTCAGGCTAAAATGAGTGCTCGGGTTCAGAGTGGATAATCAGTGGTTCGAGActtatttttcttatgctttGCACTAGTCATTTATGTGTTAGATTCAAGATTAGTACACAATacaataaaatgtattaaattcAAAGTTTTATTGGCCTCTCAGTAGCCGCTCAGATGCATTGCGCGTGAGTAAATCCTTCTTGCAGAGCGCGCCTGGGTCCGGCGGCAGAGTCGGAGAGGCTGAGCCTCATACCCGGACTGCACGCTGCGTAGCCAAGGCTGAACGCTTGGCttggtgcaagaaaaaaaaacccagaggccTGGCCTTGCCATACTGAAGTCTATAAAAGTTTTCCTATTGACTTCAACAGAAATCAAAAGACTGGGCCTTAAATTTTTGGCATGAAAACATGttaatattctttttcatttttcagctgaacGCTGAGCTCCAGTATGCATTGTTGTCTGCCTTACGTAAGATAGAGGctgttaaagaaaaacagtagttTTGCACATGTTGTTCTCTAGCAAATATTTACCAAAGGATGCAGCCATCCCTGCTGGCAGTGGCTAAGGATTTGTACACAAATTCGTCCCAATTTAGTACTATTGGTGCAAACCTCTCAAGTGGATGCTACAATTTGTCAAATTTTGTCTTTTAGAATTGTTAAAAACGGTCCTTTTCCAATTGGACAGTGTGTATAAGGATGGCCATTCAATgaaattctcctttttaaaaaaaacccttcctccaGTTTTTGAatatgaacccccccccccgaaaatgTACATTAGAACAATAACAATGTATGgctaaaaatagaaaattgaTATTTGCTGAAAAAATGTGGAAATGGCAACAAAAAACACAGGTGAAAGCCTGTTGACACGTACAGAATATTTGTGCAGGCCTTTTACCTGTTAGTATTTTTGTGGAACAAGAGCCTTTTGACCTGTCCTAGCTATTCTTCCTGTATTCATTCCagtgagttttattttgtttttgtttcagcagatttctaattaaaataaatcaaagtaaGGCAGATTTCAATTGAACCAGCGTTATCCGCTCTTGGCATTAATATCTCTGCCTTTTTATTTACCCTATCTTAGGACCAGACGCCAAAGGCGGACTGAGGAGTGCAGTTTTCAGCCCGGGGCTGCCTTGCTGCATGCCCAGGTAGGTG is a window encoding:
- the LOC138061235 gene encoding uncharacterized protein isoform X5, with translation MKRRPGKATKAARLWKNQCKEPLQHKGSPSAARNNKKEHSISKETSEHSVGAKRKIEFQTISYFPERHSAAGAPAVPTAPGCLCRAGENGQRSCQDVNMLTLTCLLLNIRAKLFGVLLLSMTFGALIRPDAKGGLRSAVFSPGLPCCMPSSEAVGCWIGIASKDGGELGA